TATTATATCGTTTACAACATCTCTGTATACAGGATTCTCCTGCATGGTAGCCGGGGTTCCCTGCATATGCATTGCAATATACGGGACCTTCAGTTTGCCGGCAGTATCAAGCATCCGGTCATCCAGCCTGCCCGCTGATATATCATTGATAATGCCGGCACCGTAATCACGTATCATTATTTCAGCTACGCCAGACCTCCACGTATCGACCGAAAGAATAACTTCCGGCAACTCTTTTCGGATTGCCTCCAGGGCTTCTGCGAGTCTTCCGGTCTCTTCCTTTTCAGATATCCCCGGTGCCCCCGGCCTGGTCGAAACAGCTCCCACATCTATAATATCGGCGCCATCCTCTGCCAAACGGACTGCATGACCGGCAACTGCATCAGGGTTCCGGTACTTTCCCCCATCATAAAATGAATCGGGCGTATAATTGATAATCCCCATGACGGCCGGCACAGAAAAGTCCACCACCCTGCCCATCACACATATACTTCTGACCCTGTTTATCGCTTCCATAATCACCCATTAAACATAAAACAAATGTATGTCAAATTTGCATCATTTGAATATGCCATTCAAATTTTAAGAGCTGAACTGTCTGTAAACTTCTCGGTTTTTTTTCCCATTTTTGTACGGAAGACGGCAACCATCTGGCCGTAGATTTATAAACTTTAACAGATTTAGAGATAATGGCATTTCTGGTTATTGAGGGGCTTGACGGATCGGGGAAATCAACCCAGGTAAGGATGTTGCGGGATTATCTTGACAAAGAGGGCACGGAATACAGCTTTATTCACTTTCCGCGTACTGAAACAGGGGTTTTTGGTCAGCTGATATCCATGTTCCTTCGTGGTGACCTGGGAAAAATAG
This genomic stretch from Marinilabiliales bacterium harbors:
- the folP gene encoding dihydropteroate synthase, translating into MEAINRVRSICVMGRVVDFSVPAVMGIINYTPDSFYDGGKYRNPDAVAGHAVRLAEDGADIIDVGAVSTRPGAPGISEKEETGRLAEALEAIRKELPEVILSVDTWRSGVAEIMIRDYGAGIINDISAGRLDDRMLDTAGKLKVPYIAMHMQGTPATMQENPVYRDVVNDIILYFSERVRIMRDAGIDDIIIDPGFGFGKSVDHNYEIAARLKEFHVLELPVLAGFSRKSMIYKVLGRGPGDALGGTIALNTVAVMNGAHILRVHDVREARDTIEVAMRLKRVVEHGK